AGTCGCTGTTCGACCAGCACCCCGGACTCAAGCAGCAGCGGGATCTCATCACAAGCATCCCGGGCAGCGCGGAGAAGACCGCGGCCAGGATCCTCGCCGAAATCCCCGGCGGCAGCGTCACGACCTTCGCCAGCGCCAGGGAGCTTGCGGCCTTCGCCGGTCAGGTCCCGCGCCAGTGGACATCCGGGTCCTCGGTCAGGGGCCGCCCGAGGCCGTCCAGGATGGGCAGTGCGCGGCTGCGCAAGGCCTTGTACCTGCCAGCGCTGGTGGC
The Candidatus Tanganyikabacteria bacterium genome window above contains:
- a CDS encoding IS110 family transposase, yielding SLFDQHPGLKQQRDLITSIPGSAEKTAARILAEIPGGSVTTFASARELAAFAGQVPRQWTSGSSVRGRPRPSRMGSARLRKALYLPALVAMTWNPVVRAFCERLAERGKAKKAIVCAAMRKLLHIVFGVLKSRRRFDPNRGLAPS